In Pseudomonas sp. Leaf58, one DNA window encodes the following:
- a CDS encoding GNAT family N-acetyltransferase: protein MTPILQLESARLVLRQWHDDDLREFAALCADPQVMRYFPAPLTRLEAAALIGRVRGHFNEYGFGLWALERKDSGAFIGMTGLLQVGFEADFTPAVEIGWRLARRHWGLGFASEAAWTCLRCAFAQLRLEEVVSFTSESNLPSQKVMQAIGMQQDLTGSFEHPRLPAGHPLRPHVLYRIDRAHWERTLRP, encoded by the coding sequence ATGACCCCAATCCTGCAACTGGAAAGCGCACGGCTGGTGTTGCGCCAATGGCACGACGACGACCTGCGCGAGTTCGCTGCGCTGTGCGCCGACCCGCAGGTGATGCGCTACTTCCCGGCGCCGCTGACACGCTTGGAAGCGGCTGCGTTGATTGGCCGCGTGCGCGGGCATTTCAACGAATACGGCTTTGGCCTGTGGGCGCTGGAGCGCAAGGACAGCGGCGCGTTCATCGGCATGACCGGCTTGCTGCAGGTAGGCTTCGAGGCGGATTTCACGCCAGCGGTAGAGATTGGCTGGCGCCTGGCGCGGCGCCACTGGGGCCTGGGTTTTGCCAGCGAGGCAGCCTGGACTTGCCTGCGCTGTGCGTTCGCCCAATTGCGCCTGGAAGAGGTGGTGTCGTTCACTAGCGAGAGCAACCTGCCGTCACAGAAGGTCATGCAGGCCATCGGTATGCAGCAAGACCTGACCGGCAGTTTCGAGCACCCCCGCCTGCCTGCGGGCCACCCACTGCGCCCGCATGTGCTGTACCGCATCGACCGCGCACACTGGGAGCGGACCCTGCGCCCCTGA